From the Pirellulales bacterium genome, one window contains:
- a CDS encoding prenyltransferase/squalene oxidase repeat-containing protein — MCRLRRKARYQWVSSSNDAATTGKLHPITRQALDKMWTLQREDGGWTWLKCDWPPMESDDHFGVAFAAIGAGVAPDGYADTPAAKAGLDKIRTYLANNPPPTLHHKAMVMWASTYVPNLMTDADRQACIDTLRGLQHDDGGWGLATLGNWQRGDGTPQDTAASDGYGTGFVIYVLRRAGIAADDAQIQRGITWLKTHQRESGRWFSRSLHADSKHYISHAGTAFALLALASCDAAK; from the coding sequence TTGTGCCGTTTACGACGAAAAGCACGGTATCAATGGGTTTCATCGTCGAACGATGCCGCCACGACGGGCAAGCTGCACCCGATCACACGCCAGGCGCTCGACAAGATGTGGACGCTACAGCGCGAAGACGGCGGATGGACCTGGCTGAAGTGCGATTGGCCGCCGATGGAATCCGATGATCATTTCGGCGTTGCGTTTGCAGCCATTGGGGCGGGCGTCGCGCCGGACGGATACGCCGACACGCCGGCGGCCAAGGCCGGCTTGGACAAGATCCGCACCTACCTGGCGAACAACCCTCCGCCGACCTTGCATCATAAGGCGATGGTCATGTGGGCCTCGACGTACGTGCCGAACCTGATGACCGATGCCGACCGGCAGGCGTGCATCGATACACTGCGCGGCCTGCAGCACGACGACGGCGGTTGGGGGCTGGCCACGCTGGGCAACTGGCAGCGCGGCGACGGCACACCGCAGGACACCGCGGCCAGCGATGGCTACGGCACCGGCTTCGTCATCTATGTGTTACGTCGCGCAGGAATTGCGGCCGACGACGCGCAAATCCAGCGTGGCATTACCTGGCTCAAGACCCATCAGCGGGAAAGTGGCCGCTGGTTCTCGCGGTCGTTGCACGCGGACAGCAAACACTATATTTCGCACGCGGGCACGGCCTTCGCGCTATTGGCGCTGGCCTCTTGCGATGCGGCGAAGTAG
- a CDS encoding SMP-30/gluconolactonase/LRE family protein — protein MRIKINEKCRRPVVAALLLVVSLAPRAVLAADNDIVPANARLELLYTRTAPIAGGLTEGPAVAPDGSIYFTDIPEGADHGLIVRFDPATQKTSTFTADSGKANGLAFDAQGQLIACEGSDQGGRRVSRWNVKTGERATLADRYQGKHFNAPNDLCLDEQGRIYFTDPRYLGTEPRELEQRAVYRIDADGKVNEVTHDVEKPNGIAISPDQKTLYVADTNNGSDRIQAGVKPAKGAMKVYAFGLSAAGTVSGPRHTLIDFGKEDGCDGMTIDVQGNLYLAARSAKRPGILVLDPAGKELAFIPTATVAADVEATEGLPSNCEFGIGAEASTLYVTVDKKLYRIRLNVDGYHIPWKK, from the coding sequence ATGCGCATCAAGATCAACGAAAAATGCCGGCGACCGGTAGTGGCGGCTCTGCTGCTCGTGGTTTCGCTGGCACCGCGCGCGGTTCTGGCAGCCGACAATGATATTGTGCCTGCCAATGCACGGCTCGAGCTGCTCTACACGCGCACCGCGCCAATCGCCGGCGGATTGACCGAGGGTCCGGCGGTTGCCCCCGACGGCAGCATTTACTTCACCGATATCCCGGAAGGGGCAGACCATGGATTAATCGTCCGCTTCGATCCGGCCACGCAAAAAACGTCAACCTTCACGGCCGACAGCGGCAAAGCAAACGGACTGGCATTCGACGCCCAGGGCCAACTCATCGCCTGCGAGGGTTCAGACCAGGGGGGCCGCCGCGTGTCTCGCTGGAACGTAAAGACGGGCGAGCGCGCGACGCTCGCCGACCGTTATCAGGGAAAGCACTTCAACGCTCCCAACGATCTATGTCTGGACGAGCAAGGACGCATCTATTTCACCGATCCGCGTTACTTGGGAACTGAACCGCGCGAGCTCGAGCAGCGGGCCGTCTATCGGATCGACGCCGACGGCAAGGTGAATGAAGTGACGCACGATGTCGAAAAGCCCAACGGCATCGCCATCAGCCCGGACCAGAAGACACTGTACGTTGCCGATACCAACAACGGCAGCGATCGCATCCAGGCCGGCGTCAAACCGGCGAAAGGTGCCATGAAGGTCTACGCCTTCGGCTTGTCTGCAGCAGGCACGGTCAGTGGGCCACGCCACACCTTGATTGATTTCGGCAAGGAAGATGGCTGCGACGGCATGACCATCGACGTGCAAGGGAATCTTTACCTGGCGGCACGCAGCGCCAAGCGGCCGGGAATACTAGTGCTCGATCCCGCAGGCAAGGAACTGGCCTTTATTCCCACGGCCACGGTAGCGGCCGACGTCGAGGCGACCGAAGGCTTGCCGAGCAATTGCGAATTCGGGATCGGCGCCGAGGCAAGCACGCTGTATGTAACCGTCGACAAGAAGCTGTACCGCATTAGGCTCAACGTCGACGGCTATCACATTCCGTGGAAGAAGTAG
- a CDS encoding DUF3500 domain-containing protein produces the protein MTRDNRPCPDCSSSDAVTAVDSVNRRDFLRTAGAVGAAATLGSLPLWTPGRSWAADTAASSSSSPESLVKVLYDALKPEQRAKVCYSWDHTDPKRGLLRTFVANNWNINDQEINSDFYTDDQRAIVRSIFEGIIQPDWHKRIDQQLQDDAGGYGEQQSLAIFGTPGADKFEFVMTGRHMTLRCDGNSNDSVAFGGPIFYGHAADSFNEGPTHPGNIFWPQAVAANKVFQMMDEKQRKAALVKSLPNESKVGFQGSSGGFPGIPAAELSSDQREELQKVLQVLLEPYRQSDRDEVVACLKAQGGLDKCSLAFYQDGDIGNDNVWDCWRLEGPSFVWYFRGTPHVHVWVNVASDPSVKLNA, from the coding sequence ATGACACGCGACAACCGTCCGTGCCCGGATTGCTCTTCTTCGGACGCCGTAACCGCTGTTGATTCCGTGAACCGGCGCGACTTTTTGCGCACGGCCGGGGCCGTAGGCGCGGCGGCTACCTTGGGTTCGTTGCCGTTGTGGACGCCTGGGCGAAGTTGGGCGGCCGATACGGCGGCGTCGAGCAGTTCGTCCCCCGAATCGTTGGTGAAGGTGCTCTACGATGCGTTGAAGCCTGAGCAGCGCGCCAAGGTGTGCTACTCGTGGGACCACACCGACCCGAAGCGTGGTTTGCTGCGTACCTTTGTCGCCAACAACTGGAACATCAACGACCAGGAAATCAACAGCGACTTTTACACCGACGACCAGCGGGCGATTGTCCGTTCGATTTTCGAAGGAATCATCCAGCCCGATTGGCACAAGCGGATCGACCAGCAGTTGCAGGACGATGCCGGCGGCTATGGGGAGCAACAGAGTCTGGCCATCTTCGGCACGCCCGGCGCCGATAAGTTCGAGTTCGTCATGACAGGCCGCCACATGACTCTGCGTTGCGACGGCAATTCGAACGATAGCGTGGCCTTTGGCGGTCCGATTTTCTACGGGCATGCCGCCGATAGCTTCAACGAAGGCCCGACGCATCCGGGCAACATCTTCTGGCCGCAGGCCGTGGCCGCCAACAAGGTGTTCCAGATGATGGACGAGAAGCAGCGCAAAGCGGCGCTCGTCAAAAGCCTGCCCAACGAAAGCAAGGTGGGCTTTCAAGGATCTTCTGGTGGCTTCCCCGGCATCCCCGCCGCCGAACTATCGAGCGATCAGCGCGAAGAGTTGCAGAAAGTGCTGCAAGTTCTCTTGGAGCCGTATCGTCAAAGCGACCGCGACGAGGTCGTGGCCTGCCTCAAGGCGCAGGGCGGGCTCGACAAATGCTCCCTTGCCTTTTACCAGGACGGCGATATCGGCAACGACAACGTATGGGACTGCTGGCGTCTGGAAGGCCCGTCGTTCGTGTGGTACTTCCGCGGAACACCACACGTCCATGTGTGGGTCAACGTGGCCAGCGATCCGTCGGTGAAGCTGAACGCGTAA